The Pelagibacterium halotolerans B2 genome has a segment encoding these proteins:
- a CDS encoding helix-turn-helix domain-containing protein, which produces MRRANAQIEPKKSGLLQQSAFHEREPMAKQKWDRHSIKAELHRREMTLTGLAELNELNPNSFRGVWARTNRKAEAAIAEFLGVPVAELFPDRYPIRTTTILSSKYVAESESRKAARSAA; this is translated from the coding sequence ATGCGCCGCGCCAATGCACAAATCGAACCAAAGAAAAGCGGCCTGTTGCAGCAGTCCGCCTTTCACGAGAGGGAGCCGATGGCCAAGCAGAAGTGGGATCGCCACTCCATCAAGGCGGAATTGCACCGGAGAGAAATGACGCTCACCGGTCTAGCCGAGCTCAACGAGCTCAATCCGAACAGCTTTCGCGGGGTTTGGGCCAGGACGAACAGAAAGGCCGAGGCGGCGATTGCCGAATTCCTTGGTGTTCCTGTCGCCGAGCTCTTCCCGGATCGCTATCCCATTCGGACAACCACAATCCTTTCTAGCAAATACGTTGCCGAGTCTGAAAGCCGCAAGGCGGCCAGGAGCGCGGCATGA
- a CDS encoding AAA family ATPase — MSEFNNVNKAAPLRNVAAFSILIKEVVERDLALPGMAVFSGPSGYGKTKAAIKGANAYRAAYVECHQLTTARSLLKSILEELGVQKPKGTATDMLDEAIRLMAGDIRRPIIIDEVHHIAHKKFVDVARALHDKSMAPVILIGEETLPKQLEAFERVHNRILSWVQAEPCDLTDFAHLARLMCPGVSIAGDLAQALIDRTRGNTRRIAVNLSQIDQRARRESLDAIDLEGFGGVAAIRTGQAPARRLV, encoded by the coding sequence ATGAGCGAATTCAACAATGTCAACAAGGCGGCACCGCTCAGGAATGTTGCGGCCTTCTCGATCCTGATCAAAGAGGTTGTGGAACGCGACCTCGCCTTGCCGGGCATGGCGGTGTTTTCCGGCCCGTCCGGGTACGGAAAGACCAAGGCGGCGATCAAGGGCGCCAATGCCTACCGCGCCGCCTATGTCGAATGCCACCAGCTGACCACGGCCCGGTCGCTGCTCAAATCCATCCTGGAAGAGCTGGGCGTGCAAAAACCCAAGGGCACGGCCACGGACATGCTGGACGAAGCGATCCGGCTGATGGCGGGGGATATCCGCCGCCCCATCATCATCGACGAGGTCCACCACATCGCGCACAAGAAGTTCGTGGACGTGGCGCGCGCCCTGCACGACAAGAGCATGGCGCCGGTGATCCTGATCGGGGAGGAAACGCTTCCCAAACAGCTCGAAGCCTTCGAGCGGGTGCATAACCGCATCCTCTCATGGGTGCAGGCCGAGCCGTGCGACCTTACCGATTTCGCGCATCTGGCGCGGCTGATGTGCCCCGGCGTCTCGATTGCCGGTGATCTGGCCCAGGCGCTGATCGACCGAACACGCGGCAATACGCGCCGCATCGCGGTCAATCTGAGCCAGATCGACCAGCGCGCCAGGCGTGAAAGCCTGGACGCCATCGACCTTGAGGGCTTTGGCGGGGTCGCCGCCATCCGCACGGGCCAGGCCCCGGCCAGGAGGCTTGTCTGA
- a CDS encoding phage regulatory CII family protein, with protein sequence MRDFTPAPIVERFDDEAVKAFSIAARLAKAITATFADADMDRRQLAQDMSEFLQDDVSKHMLDKYASSSAEHQISAVRLLALVAVTEDVRPLNTLLKEAGLIAVPAEYEALLRRERARELKEKIEREEQIADAAWRASRR encoded by the coding sequence TTGCGGGACTTCACGCCCGCGCCGATCGTCGAACGGTTCGACGACGAGGCGGTCAAGGCGTTCTCGATCGCCGCGCGGCTGGCCAAGGCGATCACGGCGACGTTTGCCGATGCCGATATGGACCGGCGCCAGCTTGCCCAGGACATGAGCGAGTTCCTGCAAGACGATGTGAGCAAGCACATGCTCGACAAATACGCCTCGTCGTCGGCCGAGCATCAGATTTCGGCGGTGCGGCTGCTGGCGCTGGTGGCGGTGACCGAGGACGTGCGGCCGCTCAACACGCTGCTCAAAGAAGCCGGACTAATCGCGGTGCCGGCCGAATACGAGGCTCTGCTGCGCCGGGAACGGGCACGGGAGCTGAAAGAAAAAATCGAACGCGAAGAACAGATCGCCGACGCCGCCTGGAGGGCGAGCCGCCGATGA
- a CDS encoding regulatory protein GemA, giving the protein MTAIKAIHASARALGLDEETRRDIYRKATGKSSLTEMSQGEQLKVLDALRASGAQPQPKGRKVLTGPYAKKLQALWIAGWNLGIVRNRDDKAMLAFIARQTGISNTAFLRDSAEARKAVEALKSWLGRDGGVRWGSSNGHDFLQHDPGKVAWAQWVKLTGAELPDTTGFYRAVQELVPEGRYPGRPLGALKPADWRTVMNALGARIRQAQTKHRKAG; this is encoded by the coding sequence ATGACCGCCATCAAAGCCATACACGCCTCGGCCCGCGCGCTCGGCCTGGACGAAGAGACGCGCCGGGATATCTATCGCAAGGCCACGGGCAAGAGCAGCCTGACGGAAATGAGCCAGGGCGAGCAACTCAAGGTGCTCGATGCGCTTCGGGCCAGCGGCGCCCAGCCGCAACCGAAGGGGCGCAAGGTTCTGACCGGCCCCTACGCCAAAAAACTGCAGGCGCTGTGGATCGCCGGATGGAATTTGGGGATCGTCCGCAATCGCGACGACAAGGCCATGCTGGCGTTCATCGCGCGGCAGACGGGCATATCGAACACGGCGTTTCTGCGCGACAGCGCCGAGGCGCGCAAGGCGGTCGAAGCGCTCAAGAGCTGGCTCGGCCGCGACGGCGGTGTCCGGTGGGGCTCCAGCAACGGCCATGACTTCCTGCAGCACGATCCCGGCAAGGTGGCCTGGGCGCAATGGGTCAAGCTGACCGGCGCCGAGCTGCCCGATACGACCGGGTTCTATCGCGCGGTGCAGGAGCTGGTGCCAGAAGGCCGCTATCCCGGCCGCCCGCTCGGCGCGCTCAAGCCAGCCGACTGGCGGACGGTGATGAATGCGCTGGGCGCGCGCATCCGCCAGGCGCAGACAAAGCATCGCAAGGCGGGATGA
- a CDS encoding helix-turn-helix domain-containing protein produces the protein MSDTAQVPANIAPYVDALGIDDALHFILAMGGSELYLPKRSTPRSFAARTIGTEKVDRLAATLGPGYYKVPVARQWCASVLLAKGYTMAEIARTVRADYSTVRRWLGPQNKHEQLDLF, from the coding sequence ATGTCTGATACCGCCCAGGTCCCCGCCAATATCGCGCCCTATGTCGATGCGCTCGGGATCGACGACGCCCTGCATTTCATCTTGGCGATGGGCGGGTCCGAGCTCTACCTGCCCAAGCGCAGCACGCCGCGCTCGTTTGCGGCGCGCACGATCGGCACCGAAAAGGTGGACCGGCTTGCCGCCACGCTCGGGCCGGGTTACTACAAGGTGCCCGTGGCGCGGCAATGGTGCGCCAGCGTGCTTTTGGCCAAGGGCTACACCATGGCCGAAATCGCCCGGACGGTGCGCGCCGATTATTCGACGGTGCGCCGCTGGCTCGGCCCCCAGAACAAGCACGAGCAGCTCGACCTGTTCTAG
- a CDS encoding ParB/RepB/Spo0J family partition protein — MSDTREIEIDQIDVPAGRRKVSPNWVAALADDIEAHRQRTPIEVIETGARFRLVSGAHRLAAQRLREAKTILAIVRAADAYASEAEIKLAEIAENMMRRELSVLDRAVDVAAWREIYEAAKGAVKRGGTRRVKSKSPVETLNLEAAAEAFAASFKEAASTALNLSAPTIYRYLQIASIDGAIRERIALHPMADNRSELVALATSPADLQAQMAALIVAGDAANVAHALAIIEAKPKPAPLSKWEKLSDGFSRLKQSDQERFFALHADAIELWLAKRRG; from the coding sequence GTGAGCGATACCCGGGAAATAGAAATCGATCAGATCGATGTCCCGGCGGGCCGGCGCAAGGTCAGCCCAAACTGGGTGGCCGCGCTGGCTGACGACATCGAAGCACACCGCCAGCGGACGCCGATCGAAGTTATCGAGACTGGCGCCCGGTTCCGCCTGGTCTCGGGTGCTCACCGACTGGCGGCGCAAAGGTTGCGCGAGGCGAAAACCATACTGGCCATAGTGCGCGCGGCGGATGCCTATGCCAGCGAGGCTGAGATCAAGCTGGCCGAGATCGCCGAAAACATGATGCGCCGCGAACTGTCGGTGCTCGACAGGGCGGTCGATGTGGCCGCGTGGCGCGAGATTTACGAGGCGGCCAAGGGCGCTGTGAAGCGGGGCGGCACCCGGCGTGTCAAGTCAAAGTCTCCAGTGGAGACTTTGAACCTGGAAGCAGCAGCCGAAGCGTTTGCGGCATCGTTCAAGGAGGCCGCCAGCACGGCCCTGAATCTTTCGGCGCCGACGATCTACCGCTATCTGCAGATCGCCTCGATTGACGGGGCTATCCGCGAGCGCATCGCGCTGCATCCGATGGCGGACAATCGGAGCGAACTGGTGGCACTGGCCACGTCTCCGGCCGACCTGCAGGCGCAGATGGCCGCGCTCATCGTTGCCGGCGATGCCGCCAATGTCGCGCATGCGCTGGCGATCATCGAAGCCAAGCCCAAGCCGGCGCCGCTGAGCAAGTGGGAAAAACTGTCCGACGGATTCTCGCGGCTCAAGCAGAGCGACCAGGAGCGGTTCTTTGCGCTGCATGCGGACGCGATCGAGCTCTGGCTGGCGAAGCGGAGGGGCTGA
- a CDS encoding DDE-type integrase/transposase/recombinase: protein MKEWLTAREIAAERLPYLPNDERNIQRLAARESWNEHPSFVRPRKAVGGGMEYHYRILPTLAQVAYVQRHMTIGEAASVADEAANDAAPSLTARASEERDARLAIIAAFDAFSAGLRATLMTRQQIFCDKYAMGSIKVEPWVKTLVPSLSKRSLSRWIAAKRQGKLDALAVDRGQARKGTGILDTANDGRVRAWMLALVAQQPFLSAKRVRDLCRHEFGDEIETAKGRVAMPPVRTFQHCLKGLKAENKVLLTKITNPDKYRSIMAPAGVGTLRHVSEPNQLWQIDASPVDALCVDGRHSLYACIDIATRRLVITVSKTPRASAVMLMIRKAVLAWGVPETIKTDNGSDFVARDTKRLLTSLGIEIDLSDAYSPQQKAHVERVIKTFQHDCGPLLPGFVGHSVEDRKAIESRKSFAARLGESEKETFGVTLTAAELQRHIDDWVELSYHQAPHAGLGRKTPAQVAMAAMATVRRVDARALDTLLMPVKGDGLRTVTKLGVRIDGYHYQSGRLLPGDQVFVRHDPLDMGKAYAFSADGAQFLAEIECAELSGIHPETFQKAVREQRSETLERLDKAVRRDMREMAKGPSMIEKVLEVARRDQPNVVALPKRSSEHSTPQIAAAIDAQTRHPKSSEASADVKAEQQRLASELDPYDDNGAYERISAKVAARVEEHRDARRSAFDGNVVAMPETALDRYRRAVIFRRAMEANEPVDDRDLIWLGQYETTAEFQGQQVIHDDYGDEWLGL, encoded by the coding sequence ATGAAAGAGTGGCTGACGGCGCGGGAGATCGCGGCAGAACGGCTGCCCTACCTGCCAAATGATGAGCGCAATATTCAGCGCTTGGCGGCGCGAGAAAGTTGGAATGAACACCCATCCTTCGTGCGGCCCCGCAAGGCTGTGGGCGGCGGCATGGAGTACCACTACCGCATCCTGCCGACACTGGCGCAGGTTGCTTATGTGCAACGCCATATGACGATTGGCGAAGCGGCTTCGGTCGCCGACGAGGCGGCCAATGATGCCGCGCCATCCCTGACGGCACGGGCCAGCGAAGAGCGTGACGCGCGGCTGGCGATCATCGCAGCATTCGATGCGTTCAGCGCGGGACTGCGTGCCACGCTGATGACGCGGCAGCAAATCTTTTGCGACAAATACGCGATGGGCTCGATCAAGGTCGAGCCCTGGGTGAAAACGCTGGTGCCCTCGCTTTCTAAGCGCAGCCTGTCGCGCTGGATCGCGGCCAAACGGCAAGGCAAGCTCGACGCCCTGGCCGTCGATCGCGGGCAAGCCCGCAAAGGCACCGGCATTCTCGATACGGCCAATGACGGGCGGGTGCGCGCATGGATGCTGGCGCTGGTGGCGCAGCAGCCGTTCCTTTCGGCCAAGCGGGTGCGGGACCTGTGCCGCCACGAATTCGGGGACGAGATCGAGACCGCCAAGGGTCGGGTTGCCATGCCGCCGGTGCGGACCTTTCAACACTGTTTGAAGGGCCTTAAAGCAGAGAACAAGGTTCTCCTGACCAAGATCACCAACCCGGACAAATACCGCTCGATCATGGCGCCGGCCGGGGTGGGCACGCTGCGCCATGTGAGCGAACCCAATCAGCTCTGGCAGATCGATGCGTCACCGGTCGATGCGCTTTGCGTCGACGGCCGGCACTCTCTGTACGCCTGTATCGATATCGCCACGCGGCGGCTGGTCATAACCGTTTCCAAGACCCCGCGCGCCTCGGCAGTGATGCTGATGATCCGCAAGGCGGTTCTGGCGTGGGGCGTGCCCGAAACGATCAAGACCGACAATGGCTCGGATTTCGTGGCGCGCGACACCAAGCGGCTTCTGACATCGCTGGGGATCGAGATCGATCTTTCGGACGCCTATTCGCCGCAGCAAAAGGCACATGTGGAACGGGTCATCAAGACTTTCCAGCATGATTGCGGGCCGCTGTTGCCGGGGTTCGTCGGGCATTCTGTCGAGGATCGCAAGGCGATCGAGAGCCGCAAGAGCTTTGCGGCCCGGCTGGGCGAGAGCGAGAAGGAAACCTTCGGCGTGACCCTAACGGCCGCCGAGCTGCAGCGCCATATCGACGACTGGGTCGAGCTTTCCTATCACCAGGCACCCCATGCCGGGCTGGGCAGAAAGACGCCCGCCCAGGTGGCGATGGCCGCAATGGCCACGGTGCGCAGGGTCGATGCGCGGGCGCTTGACACGCTGCTGATGCCGGTCAAGGGCGACGGGCTGCGCACTGTCACCAAGCTCGGGGTGCGGATCGACGGCTACCACTACCAGAGCGGGCGGCTGTTGCCGGGTGATCAGGTGTTCGTGCGCCACGATCCGCTCGACATGGGCAAGGCCTACGCCTTCTCGGCCGATGGCGCGCAGTTCCTTGCGGAAATCGAATGCGCGGAGCTCTCGGGCATCCATCCCGAAACGTTCCAGAAGGCGGTGCGCGAGCAGCGCTCCGAAACACTGGAAAGGCTGGACAAGGCCGTCAGGCGCGACATGCGCGAAATGGCCAAGGGTCCGTCGATGATCGAAAAGGTCCTGGAGGTCGCGCGACGCGATCAGCCCAATGTCGTGGCCCTTCCCAAACGATCAAGCGAGCATTCGACGCCGCAGATCGCCGCCGCCATCGACGCGCAGACCCGGCATCCGAAATCGAGCGAAGCGAGCGCCGATGTCAAAGCCGAGCAGCAGCGGTTGGCTTCCGAGCTCGATCCCTATGACGACAACGGCGCCTACGAGCGGATTTCGGCGAAGGTGGCTGCCCGGGTCGAAGAGCATCGGGACGCCCGCCGCTCTGCCTTTGACGGCAATGTCGTCGCGATGCCGGAGACGGCGCTGGATCGCTACCGGCGGGCGGTGATCTTCCGCCGCGCCATGGAGGCCAACGAGCCTGTCGACGATCGCGACCTGATCTGGCTCGGCCAGTACGAAACCACAGCAGAATTTCAGGGCCAGCAGGTCATCCACGACGACTACGGGGATGAGTGGCTGGGGCTTTGA
- a CDS encoding peptidoglycan-binding protein: MSDFVSNVSGAFFPVLRQEEGDVLRTYRCPAGFLTIGMGLTKASGVVDPKPGMTITAAQSLALAQQAIARNYAPRVRKWLPTRKQHVFDGATLFDYNTGRIHNASWVKLLIAGDLKAAQKSFKQWVRGGGKVLGGLVRRRDVEWQIIEFGIYPAAGARASALSSYVDHAADFKVLGYGLDKWRSEDAAIRAFQRDHDLTEDGIIGPATRAGLTRAMEARRSGQVSAGSGAAGGAVAGGGEVSGGADWLDAVSIDTATTMVVTGVAVAAIVFGLTLAWRYRGPLFAWLPEPVKDLTERFGLTLGRRVRT, from the coding sequence ATGTCAGATTTCGTTTCCAATGTTTCGGGCGCCTTCTTTCCCGTCCTTCGGCAGGAGGAAGGCGACGTGCTGCGCACCTATCGGTGTCCGGCCGGCTTTCTCACCATCGGCATGGGGTTGACCAAGGCGTCCGGGGTCGTCGATCCCAAGCCGGGCATGACCATCACGGCCGCGCAGAGCCTTGCCCTGGCGCAACAGGCCATCGCCCGGAATTACGCACCGCGTGTGCGCAAATGGCTTCCGACCCGCAAGCAGCATGTCTTCGACGGCGCCACGCTGTTCGATTACAACACCGGCCGCATTCACAATGCCAGCTGGGTCAAGCTGCTGATCGCGGGTGATTTGAAAGCCGCTCAAAAGAGCTTCAAACAGTGGGTGCGCGGCGGCGGCAAGGTGCTCGGCGGGCTGGTGCGGAGGCGCGATGTCGAGTGGCAGATCATCGAATTCGGCATCTATCCGGCCGCCGGCGCCCGCGCCTCGGCCTTGTCGAGCTATGTCGACCATGCCGCCGACTTCAAGGTGCTGGGCTATGGGTTGGACAAATGGCGGAGCGAGGATGCCGCCATTCGCGCGTTCCAGCGCGACCATGACCTGACCGAGGACGGGATTATCGGCCCGGCCACCCGCGCGGGCCTGACCCGCGCGATGGAAGCCCGGCGCTCCGGCCAGGTCAGCGCCGGAAGTGGCGCGGCCGGCGGCGCCGTAGCCGGTGGCGGCGAGGTTTCGGGCGGGGCGGACTGGCTCGACGCGGTCAGCATCGACACGGCCACCACGATGGTTGTGACCGGTGTGGCCGTGGCGGCGATCGTTTTCGGGCTGACGCTGGCCTGGCGGTATCGCGGGCCGCTCTTTGCCTGGTTGCCCGAGCCGGTCAAGGATTTGACCGAGCGGTTCGGTCTCACCCTGGGGCGGCGGGTGCGGACATGA
- a CDS encoding DUF3486 family protein, producing MRQRRVLSSLDLLPEEAREDVLWAMAELNKMERFQSDILDDFNERLASKGLGPISKSAFNRRAVRLKNWTQKLEERRHLYSGIAERLTPEEIGKTDIVLSEFLKVLIDELSDGVTTPKGAMELARAYRDTVTAQKSSADHRRQMEAEARAKLEKAVGEVAGEVERAGQPVDAAQVLRLIRKAYGIEEDV from the coding sequence ATGCGCCAGCGCCGCGTCCTGTCATCGCTCGACCTTTTGCCCGAGGAGGCACGCGAGGACGTGCTTTGGGCTATGGCCGAGCTCAATAAGATGGAGCGCTTTCAGAGCGACATCCTGGACGATTTCAACGAGCGGCTCGCGTCGAAGGGGCTCGGCCCAATCTCGAAATCGGCATTCAACCGGCGCGCGGTGCGGCTCAAGAACTGGACGCAAAAGCTGGAAGAAAGGCGGCATCTCTATTCAGGCATTGCCGAACGCCTGACGCCCGAAGAAATCGGCAAGACCGATATCGTGCTCTCAGAGTTCCTCAAGGTCCTGATCGACGAACTGTCGGACGGCGTCACGACGCCGAAAGGAGCGATGGAGCTAGCGCGGGCCTATCGAGACACAGTGACGGCTCAAAAGAGTTCTGCTGATCATCGCCGCCAGATGGAAGCCGAAGCCAGGGCCAAGCTGGAAAAGGCTGTTGGCGAGGTGGCCGGCGAGGTTGAACGCGCGGGCCAGCCCGTGGACGCGGCACAAGTGTTGCGCCTGATCCGCAAGGCCTACGGCATTGAAGAGGACGTGTAA
- a CDS encoding DNA-packaging protein: MMRRAQVLEASDLENFKICWDLWGHPMQRAPEGDWTTWLMLGGRGAGKTRAGAEWVRELVSGVRPVSPIALVGETMHEARAIMVEGVSGIISVYPVSERPRLDKARGVVVWRNGAEAWLMPANDPERFRGPQFAAAWCDELAKWPKAEGAWDMLQFGLRIGARPRQMVTTTPKPTRLLKRLMADPNTVVTRMKTRANRDNLAPAFLEAIVARYNETVLGRQELDGEMVEEMPGALWNRSQIEAGRIADVPGLTRIVVAVDPPVTGGKNSDACGIIVAGRSGDEAVVLADRTVQGVTPVGWARVAIAAFHEFDADTILAEVNQGGDLVKNLMHQVDASVPVLEARANRGKWVRAEPVAALYAQGRVRHAGMFTELEDELCAFGPDGLAEGHSPDRLDALVWAVTELLLRDGPVPRVRV, translated from the coding sequence ATGATGCGGCGCGCGCAGGTGCTCGAAGCCTCCGATCTCGAAAATTTCAAGATCTGCTGGGACCTTTGGGGCCACCCGATGCAACGGGCGCCGGAGGGCGATTGGACGACCTGGCTCATGCTCGGTGGGCGCGGGGCGGGAAAGACGCGGGCCGGGGCCGAATGGGTGCGCGAACTGGTTTCGGGGGTACGCCCGGTTTCGCCCATCGCTCTGGTCGGGGAAACCATGCACGAGGCGCGAGCCATCATGGTCGAGGGCGTGTCGGGGATCATTTCGGTGTATCCGGTGTCCGAACGGCCACGGCTGGACAAGGCGCGCGGCGTTGTCGTCTGGCGCAACGGGGCGGAAGCCTGGCTGATGCCGGCCAACGATCCCGAACGGTTTCGCGGGCCCCAATTTGCCGCCGCATGGTGCGATGAGCTGGCCAAATGGCCCAAGGCCGAGGGGGCGTGGGACATGCTGCAGTTCGGACTGCGGATCGGCGCGCGGCCAAGGCAGATGGTGACCACGACGCCCAAACCGACGCGGCTTTTAAAGCGCCTGATGGCCGACCCCAATACGGTGGTGACGCGAATGAAGACGAGGGCCAACCGGGACAATCTGGCGCCGGCGTTTCTCGAAGCGATTGTGGCGCGGTACAATGAGACCGTGCTCGGACGTCAGGAACTCGATGGCGAGATGGTCGAGGAGATGCCCGGCGCGCTCTGGAACCGAAGCCAGATCGAGGCGGGGCGGATTGCCGACGTGCCGGGGCTGACCCGGATCGTCGTGGCGGTCGATCCGCCGGTGACCGGGGGCAAGAATTCGGACGCCTGCGGGATTATCGTTGCCGGACGGAGCGGGGACGAAGCGGTGGTTTTGGCCGACCGGACGGTGCAGGGGGTGACCCCTGTCGGCTGGGCGCGCGTGGCGATTGCCGCGTTCCATGAGTTCGACGCCGATACGATCCTCGCCGAGGTCAACCAGGGCGGCGATCTGGTCAAAAACCTCATGCATCAGGTCGATGCCAGTGTGCCGGTGCTTGAGGCGCGGGCCAACAGAGGCAAATGGGTGCGCGCCGAACCGGTCGCCGCGCTTTATGCCCAGGGGCGGGTGAGACATGCGGGCATGTTTACCGAACTCGAGGACGAATTGTGCGCGTTCGGGCCGGACGGACTGGCCGAGGGCCATTCGCCCGACCGTCTCGACGCGCTGGTGTGGGCGGTGACCGAATTGCTGCTGCGCGATGGGCCGGTGCCGAGGGTGCGGGTTTGA
- a CDS encoding XRE family transcriptional regulator translates to MTIAMTGFSYDEVIDRIIEKNPGNTEGELAKALGIAPNTWTAYKRGERSFGLNEIAEICDTLGVDAEWLLLGAKPASGPLAVEEPGFSLIPRYSVSASAGTGLVALEERPLDQLAFRTDWLRDIGLNPAFCGLIKSAGDSMLPTIPDGAQLLVDLTPGQQLRSGYLYVVVLEGDLLVKRLNRRIDGTIELISDNPLYPKEIVDAQQLDRLTIPGRVAWIGHAV, encoded by the coding sequence ATGACAATCGCTATGACAGGCTTCAGTTATGACGAGGTGATCGACCGGATCATCGAGAAAAACCCTGGAAACACCGAAGGCGAGTTAGCCAAGGCGTTAGGGATCGCCCCTAACACTTGGACGGCATACAAGCGCGGCGAGCGCTCCTTCGGGTTGAATGAAATCGCAGAGATTTGCGATACGCTCGGGGTGGATGCTGAGTGGCTTCTGCTGGGTGCGAAGCCTGCGAGCGGACCTCTAGCGGTAGAAGAGCCTGGCTTCTCCCTCATCCCTCGCTATTCCGTCTCTGCGTCCGCAGGCACTGGTCTCGTCGCGCTTGAGGAAAGGCCCCTCGACCAGCTAGCGTTTCGCACCGACTGGCTGCGTGATATCGGGCTCAATCCGGCTTTTTGTGGCCTGATAAAGTCGGCCGGTGATAGCATGCTGCCAACCATTCCGGATGGCGCACAGCTACTGGTGGACCTTACGCCTGGCCAGCAGCTCCGCTCGGGATATCTCTACGTTGTCGTTCTGGAGGGCGACTTGCTGGTCAAACGCCTTAATCGCCGCATCGACGGCACCATCGAACTGATCTCCGACAACCCGCTTTATCCCAAAGAGATCGTCGACGCCCAGCAGCTTGATCGGCTGACCATACCAGGGCGCGTCGCATGGATCGGTCACGCGGTCTAG
- a CDS encoding DUF3164 family protein has product MSSVEPVAIPDGITEFAGRKVMTDATGRYTPLEMIKPAELLQDESVRKIMGYAIGLMRQIERFKAHTMADLAALDSLLEQDYGLVKKGNRGKGNRTYMTYDTLFKVSVQVADYIDFGPELHIAKELLDECLNEWAAESRAELAAVVTRAFNTDKPGQVNRSEIFMLLRLEIADERWQRAMQAIREAMRIVGSKEYVRFAMREKQDDEWTAITINLAKA; this is encoded by the coding sequence ATGTCGAGCGTTGAGCCCGTCGCCATCCCCGATGGCATCACCGAATTTGCCGGCCGCAAGGTCATGACCGATGCGACCGGGCGGTACACCCCGCTGGAAATGATCAAGCCTGCCGAGCTTCTGCAGGATGAGAGCGTGCGCAAGATCATGGGCTATGCCATTGGCCTGATGCGCCAGATCGAGCGGTTCAAGGCCCATACGATGGCCGACCTTGCCGCGCTCGATAGCCTTCTCGAACAGGATTATGGGCTGGTCAAAAAAGGCAATCGGGGCAAGGGCAACCGGACCTACATGACCTATGACACGCTGTTCAAGGTCAGCGTCCAGGTGGCCGATTACATCGATTTTGGTCCCGAGCTCCATATCGCCAAAGAACTGCTCGACGAGTGCCTCAACGAATGGGCGGCCGAAAGCCGGGCCGAGCTGGCGGCGGTCGTGACGCGGGCCTTCAATACCGACAAGCCCGGCCAGGTGAACCGCTCGGAAATCTTCATGCTGTTGCGCCTGGAGATCGCGGACGAACGCTGGCAGCGCGCCATGCAGGCAATCCGCGAGGCGATGCGGATCGTTGGGTCCAAGGAATATGTCCGCTTCGCCATGCGCGAAAAGCAGGACGACGAATGGACGGCGATCACCATCAACCTGGCCAAGGCATAG
- a CDS encoding TraR/DksA C4-type zinc finger protein: protein MHFSNRDYDLAEARSEQERAAGIKAAQAALCGEGVQACVDCLDPIPEARRKAVPSAKRCAGCQTKRERGR, encoded by the coding sequence ATGCACTTTTCCAACCGTGACTATGACCTTGCCGAGGCGCGTTCCGAACAGGAGCGCGCTGCGGGCATCAAGGCTGCGCAGGCAGCGCTCTGCGGCGAAGGTGTCCAAGCATGCGTCGATTGCCTCGATCCCATACCGGAGGCGCGGCGCAAGGCCGTACCGAGTGCCAAGCGCTGCGCGGGTTGCCAGACGAAGAGGGAGCGGGGTCGGTGA
- a CDS encoding DUF2730 family protein, protein MIVLDELTAWVGAILLVINLAVTVWNFMTSGSKQNGKKIDALGEALNKKLDESATATAARLDDIDDKIAGQDKRIEIAENEMRHLPDRDAAHRLEVALERLSGRIDTLDERLKPVDQLGRRLQEFLVRQVEIK, encoded by the coding sequence GTGATTGTTCTTGATGAGCTAACGGCCTGGGTAGGCGCGATCCTGCTGGTCATCAATCTGGCCGTCACGGTCTGGAACTTCATGACTTCCGGGTCCAAGCAGAACGGAAAGAAGATCGACGCGCTCGGCGAAGCGTTGAACAAAAAACTCGATGAAAGCGCGACTGCAACGGCCGCGCGCCTCGACGACATCGACGACAAGATCGCGGGGCAAGACAAGCGCATCGAGATTGCTGAGAACGAAATGCGTCACCTTCCGGATCGCGACGCCGCGCACCGGCTTGAAGTTGCCTTGGAGCGCCTGAGCGGTCGTATCGATACGCTCGACGAGCGGTTGAAACCTGTCGATCAGCTCGGCCGCCGCCTACAGGAGTTTCTGGTTCGCCAGGTGGAGATCAAATGA